One Eurosta solidaginis isolate ZX-2024a chromosome 5, ASM4086904v1, whole genome shotgun sequence DNA segment encodes these proteins:
- the Vps8 gene encoding vacuolar protein sorting-associated protein 8 homolog isoform X1 encodes MNELKASSLQSLLESDRGSSDSLLAESLLDVEDLDDVEYSIPPTGALPTLESVLSEFEADSDIGSELGVVGPAPTPTPSIAEDGGVRNGGSGGGGSIMRYAMMQGISAQIATAVETSNSGLATACTISSLISIGTSHGHILNFDITQTLRWTHQDKHGQGAVSALGSNADCTRLLAGFARGLVVMIDTQSGNVLRNLFDVITPNTGVLHLKWTSRAALALCSDSGGSVWSLTFTRKLGIRGCSSRCLFSGARGEVCTMEPLIIDSSHELDQYCIVALATLSKYFIVTIRPRLKVIKYHALQGPSDCLPVLAWQMVLIQAADTTRSIDPVIVVGRGNQLFFHQLFMANGRITLLYLRHVQMQTNLLSVHWLGPKCVACMDTTEILHLIDVRSSKELECIDMANAGLVYGSAQFKGLATGGNVSPALALAGTHACYNSLMSRGTQLYILGARSLHMIAVRTWTERISYLVKNHRWQEACDLALEGYRATAERPKRKAQAKERIIMLFKEYLGASARAPDYCLGPIIKCLITIGELDLLWTQLWDRLQNKTLYLQHITEHIENENINYVSPTISQALVDHWLDISPSHLEDVILKLDWTCLDLNQILKASKRHKLYRAQIYLNTHALIDYSSSLTELIPLISEEQHSDLGNTLLVYISSCLAGRGYPRGEIPIELVQNVKHEVLRCLTSLHSNTSVANELPYPYLRALLKFDTRETLNVISLAFQEKEFCGELGFSYRKRIINILLEIMTPENATWAEIGCLLNFIAQQISQQCLTPDTQLQEKLLNYLAKEEIANETARQHAERESAWHELLMNNCLTEISNDEEQLLLAKRAHCHYVEEYLLEKLQRYDGIIECYLKNSQRHDTMFSYMERHVRHPERKIYEQIEKYFKQMLEINSKEITRIIDFHYAGQITKLIEMIKNDEEALLTFLEHLHRRRVDLTTEQCEQLLALLCKYKPQAVDDFVRLNNSTNEYRIEIALELVLEKNLIRTAIYLYEKQYNYKCAFELCIELLNTLHDEEAATFAQEICNLCVRAANVLTIKKECEKLWFALLQQILPRDDLKSCTKNLLHLASQHVDLPKLVELVMNTRNVSGNFGDIKDLLMSMLLQSRLETNAMEKSLQLRGQELAQTFAQKRSLVKRGILVQMMRCLMCQQRLYNQHDNILVLGGCGHAMHENCAATYSELMQARLHDTNDHHTYSNSYTKHDNDNDDDAVNIVSALCPHCLVTIESGAIKLAEPSQIICELNEHNLQHNHQQQSIYQMGVLRLKAPPRKFTSN; translated from the exons ATGAATGAATTGAAAGCGTCATCGCTACAGTCGCTCCTAGAATCGGATCGAGGATCTAGTGACAGCCTGTTAGCAGAATCTTTGCTTGATGTAGAAGAC TTAGATGATGTGGAATATTCTATACCACCCACTGGGGCATTGCCAACCTTGGAATCAGTATTAAGCGAATTTGAAGCAGACTCTGATATTGGCTCAGAACTGGGCGTTGTAGGTCCAGCCCCTACACCAACGCCCTCTATAGCTGAAGATGGCGGTGTGCGTAACGGAGGTTCCGGTGGCGGAGGTTCCATTATGCGTTATGCTATGATGCAGGGTATATCGGCACAAATAGCAACTGCGGTG gaAACTTCTAATTCGGGTCTAGCAACAGCGTGTACCATTTCCTCACTAATTAGCATCGGTACATCGCATGGACATATCTTAAACTTTGATATAACACAAACACTACGTTGGACTCATCAGGATAAACACGGTCAAGGTGCAGTATCTGCATTGGGTTCTAATGCAGACTGTACGCGTTTGTTAGCTGGATTTGCACGTGGACTAGTTGTTATGATTGATACACAATCTGGGAATGTGCTGCGTAATCTATTCGATGTAATCACTCCTAATACAGGAGTATTGCATTTAAAGTGGACATCTAGAGCAGCACTTGCTCTTTGCTCTGATTCTGGTGGTTCTGTTTGGTCACTTACCTTCACACGTAAGCTGGGTATACGTGGTTGCTCATCACGTTGCCTTTTTAGTGGAGCACGCGGAGAGGTTTGCACTATGGAACCATTAATAATAGACAGCTCACATGAGTTAGACCAATATTGCATTGTTGCCTTAGCGACATTGTCGAAATACTTTATAGTAACCATACGTCCACGCCTTAAAGTTATTAAGTATCATGCGCTACAAGGACCATCTGATTGTTTGCCAGTTTTAGCATGGCAAATGGTGCTAATTCAAGCTGCTGATACGACACGCTCTATTGATCCAGTTATTGTGGTGGGTCGAGGCAATCAACTATTTTTCCATCAACTTTTTATGGCAAACGGAAGAATTACCTTACTTTATTTGCGTCATGTACAAATGCAAACAAATTTATTATCCGTACATTGGTTGGGGCCAAAATGTGTAGCTTGCATGGATACAACAGAAATACTACATTTAATAGACGTACGTTCCAGTAAGGAATTGGAATGCATCGATATGGCAAATGCTGGACTAGTATATGGATCAGCTCAATTTAAAGGGCTTGCTACCGGTGGTAACGTATCGCCGGCTTTGGCTCTAGCTGGTACGCATGCATGTTATAATTCATTAATGTCAAGAGGCACCCAGCTATATATTTTGGGAGCACGTTCTTTACATATGATCGCTGTACGTACATGGACGGAACGTATTAGCTACTTG GTAAAAAATCATAGATGGCAAGAAGCATGTGATCTCGCTTTAGAGGGCTATCGTGCTACTGCTGAACGACCCAAACGGAAAGCGCAAGCTAAAGAGCGTATCATAATGTTGTTTAAAGAGTACTTGGGTGCTTCAGCTCGGGCACCAGATTACTGTTTGGGGCCTATAATAAAATGTCTCATAACAATAGGAGAACTGGATTTGTTATGGACGCAGCTTTGGGATCGTTTGCAAAATAAGACTCTCTATCTACAACATATCACAGAGCATATTGAAAACGAAAATATAAACTATGTAAGCCCAACTATATCACAGGCATTGGTCGATCATTGGCTAGATATATCACCATCGCACTTGGAAGATGTAATACTTAAACTTGATTGGACTTGCCTTGATTTAAATCAGATTTTGAAAGCATCGAAACGTCATAAACTTTATCGAGCACAAATCTACCTCAATACACATGCGCTTATTGATTATTCAAGTTCTCTAACTGAGCTAATACCATTGATATCTGAAGAACAACACTCGGACTTAGGTAATACGTTACTCGTGTACATATCTAGTTGCCTAGCGGGTCGTGGTTATCCCCGCGGTGAAATTCCAATCGAACTTGTTCAAAACGTAAAACACGAAGTTCTACGCTGCTTAACTTCGTTACATTCAAATACTAGCGTAGCAAATGAACTACCTTACCCATATTTGCGTGCTCTTCTGAAATTCGATACGCGTGAAACACTTAATGTAATTTCCTTAGCTTTTCAAGAGAAGGAATTTTGTGGAGAGCTAGGATTTTCATATCGGAAACGCATTATTAATATACTACTGGAAATAATGACACCTGAGAATGCAACC TGGGCCGAGATTGGTTGccttttaaattttattgcacAGCAAATATCACAACAGTGTCTAACACCCGACACTCAACTACAAGAAAAGCTACTCAATTACTTGGCAAAAGAAGAAATTGCGAACGAAACTGCACGTCAACATGCAGAACGTGAAAGCGCTTGGCACGAATTGCTTATGAATAATTGCCTTACCGAAATAAGTAACGATGAGGAGCAGCTGCTTCTAGCCAAGCGAGCGCATTGTCATTATGTAGAAGAATACCTACTTGAAAAACTACAACGTTATGATGGCATTATCGAATGTTATCTCAAGAATAGTCAACGGCATGATACCATGTTTAGCTATATGGAACGGCATGTACGACATCCAGAACGAAAAATTTATGaacaaattgaaaaatatttcaagCAAATGCTAGAAATTAATTCAAAAGAAATAACGCGCATCATTGATTTTCATTATGCTGGACAAATAACTAAACTTATAGAAATGATAAAAAATGATGAAGAAGCTTTACTAACATTCCTAGAGCATTTGCATAGAAGACGTGTTGATCTAACAACCGAGCAATGTGAACAATTATTGGCACTTTTATGTAAATATAAACCTCAAGCAGTTGATGACTTTGTACGTCTGAATAATAGTACTAATGAGTATCGTATAGAGATAGCGCTGGAATtagtattagaaaaaaatttaattagaacAGCTATTTATTTGTACGAGAAGCAATATAATTATAAATGTGCATTTGAATTATGTATAGAATTGTTAAATACATTACATGATGAGGAGGCAGCCACATTTGCACAAGAAATATGCAATTTATGTGTACGTGCCGCCAATGTGTTAACAATTAAGAAAGAATGTGAAAAATTATGGTTTGCACTATTGCAACAAATATTACCGCGCGATGATTTAAAATCatgtacaaaaaatttattgcatTTGGCATCACAGCATGTCGATTTGCCTAAACTAGTTGAATTGGTTATGAATACACGAAATGTTTCTGGAAATTTTGGAGATATTAAAGATTTATTAATGTCAATGCTATTACAATCACGCTTGGAAACAAATGCGATGGAAAAATCTCTACAATTAAGAGGGCAAGAATTGGCGCAAACATTTGCGCAAAAACGTTCCTTAGTTAAACGTGGCATTTTGGTGCAAATGATGCGTTGTCTAATGTGTCAACAACGTTTATACAATCAACATGATAATATACTGGTTTTGGGTGGCTGTGGGCATGCTATGCATGAAAATTGTGCAGCGACCTATAGTGAGTTAATGCAAGCACGCCTACATGATACTAATGATCATCATACATATAGTAATTCGTATACAAAACATGACAATGACAATGATGATGATGCAGTTAATATTGTGAGCGCGTTGTGTCCACATTGCCTTGTTACAATTGAAAGTGGTGCTATTAAACTAGCGGAGCCTAGCCAAATCATTTGTGAACTCAATGAACATAATTTGCAACACAACCACCAACAGCAATCAATATATCAAATGGGCGTCTTGAGATTAAAAGCACCACCGCGCAAGTTTACAAGCAATTAA
- the Vps8 gene encoding vacuolar protein sorting-associated protein 8 homolog isoform X2 — MNELKASSLQSLLESDRGSSDSLLAESLLDLDDVEYSIPPTGALPTLESVLSEFEADSDIGSELGVVGPAPTPTPSIAEDGGVRNGGSGGGGSIMRYAMMQGISAQIATAVETSNSGLATACTISSLISIGTSHGHILNFDITQTLRWTHQDKHGQGAVSALGSNADCTRLLAGFARGLVVMIDTQSGNVLRNLFDVITPNTGVLHLKWTSRAALALCSDSGGSVWSLTFTRKLGIRGCSSRCLFSGARGEVCTMEPLIIDSSHELDQYCIVALATLSKYFIVTIRPRLKVIKYHALQGPSDCLPVLAWQMVLIQAADTTRSIDPVIVVGRGNQLFFHQLFMANGRITLLYLRHVQMQTNLLSVHWLGPKCVACMDTTEILHLIDVRSSKELECIDMANAGLVYGSAQFKGLATGGNVSPALALAGTHACYNSLMSRGTQLYILGARSLHMIAVRTWTERISYLVKNHRWQEACDLALEGYRATAERPKRKAQAKERIIMLFKEYLGASARAPDYCLGPIIKCLITIGELDLLWTQLWDRLQNKTLYLQHITEHIENENINYVSPTISQALVDHWLDISPSHLEDVILKLDWTCLDLNQILKASKRHKLYRAQIYLNTHALIDYSSSLTELIPLISEEQHSDLGNTLLVYISSCLAGRGYPRGEIPIELVQNVKHEVLRCLTSLHSNTSVANELPYPYLRALLKFDTRETLNVISLAFQEKEFCGELGFSYRKRIINILLEIMTPENATWAEIGCLLNFIAQQISQQCLTPDTQLQEKLLNYLAKEEIANETARQHAERESAWHELLMNNCLTEISNDEEQLLLAKRAHCHYVEEYLLEKLQRYDGIIECYLKNSQRHDTMFSYMERHVRHPERKIYEQIEKYFKQMLEINSKEITRIIDFHYAGQITKLIEMIKNDEEALLTFLEHLHRRRVDLTTEQCEQLLALLCKYKPQAVDDFVRLNNSTNEYRIEIALELVLEKNLIRTAIYLYEKQYNYKCAFELCIELLNTLHDEEAATFAQEICNLCVRAANVLTIKKECEKLWFALLQQILPRDDLKSCTKNLLHLASQHVDLPKLVELVMNTRNVSGNFGDIKDLLMSMLLQSRLETNAMEKSLQLRGQELAQTFAQKRSLVKRGILVQMMRCLMCQQRLYNQHDNILVLGGCGHAMHENCAATYSELMQARLHDTNDHHTYSNSYTKHDNDNDDDAVNIVSALCPHCLVTIESGAIKLAEPSQIICELNEHNLQHNHQQQSIYQMGVLRLKAPPRKFTSN, encoded by the exons ATGAATGAATTGAAAGCGTCATCGCTACAGTCGCTCCTAGAATCGGATCGAGGATCTAGTGACAGCCTGTTAGCAGAATCTTTGCTTGAT TTAGATGATGTGGAATATTCTATACCACCCACTGGGGCATTGCCAACCTTGGAATCAGTATTAAGCGAATTTGAAGCAGACTCTGATATTGGCTCAGAACTGGGCGTTGTAGGTCCAGCCCCTACACCAACGCCCTCTATAGCTGAAGATGGCGGTGTGCGTAACGGAGGTTCCGGTGGCGGAGGTTCCATTATGCGTTATGCTATGATGCAGGGTATATCGGCACAAATAGCAACTGCGGTG gaAACTTCTAATTCGGGTCTAGCAACAGCGTGTACCATTTCCTCACTAATTAGCATCGGTACATCGCATGGACATATCTTAAACTTTGATATAACACAAACACTACGTTGGACTCATCAGGATAAACACGGTCAAGGTGCAGTATCTGCATTGGGTTCTAATGCAGACTGTACGCGTTTGTTAGCTGGATTTGCACGTGGACTAGTTGTTATGATTGATACACAATCTGGGAATGTGCTGCGTAATCTATTCGATGTAATCACTCCTAATACAGGAGTATTGCATTTAAAGTGGACATCTAGAGCAGCACTTGCTCTTTGCTCTGATTCTGGTGGTTCTGTTTGGTCACTTACCTTCACACGTAAGCTGGGTATACGTGGTTGCTCATCACGTTGCCTTTTTAGTGGAGCACGCGGAGAGGTTTGCACTATGGAACCATTAATAATAGACAGCTCACATGAGTTAGACCAATATTGCATTGTTGCCTTAGCGACATTGTCGAAATACTTTATAGTAACCATACGTCCACGCCTTAAAGTTATTAAGTATCATGCGCTACAAGGACCATCTGATTGTTTGCCAGTTTTAGCATGGCAAATGGTGCTAATTCAAGCTGCTGATACGACACGCTCTATTGATCCAGTTATTGTGGTGGGTCGAGGCAATCAACTATTTTTCCATCAACTTTTTATGGCAAACGGAAGAATTACCTTACTTTATTTGCGTCATGTACAAATGCAAACAAATTTATTATCCGTACATTGGTTGGGGCCAAAATGTGTAGCTTGCATGGATACAACAGAAATACTACATTTAATAGACGTACGTTCCAGTAAGGAATTGGAATGCATCGATATGGCAAATGCTGGACTAGTATATGGATCAGCTCAATTTAAAGGGCTTGCTACCGGTGGTAACGTATCGCCGGCTTTGGCTCTAGCTGGTACGCATGCATGTTATAATTCATTAATGTCAAGAGGCACCCAGCTATATATTTTGGGAGCACGTTCTTTACATATGATCGCTGTACGTACATGGACGGAACGTATTAGCTACTTG GTAAAAAATCATAGATGGCAAGAAGCATGTGATCTCGCTTTAGAGGGCTATCGTGCTACTGCTGAACGACCCAAACGGAAAGCGCAAGCTAAAGAGCGTATCATAATGTTGTTTAAAGAGTACTTGGGTGCTTCAGCTCGGGCACCAGATTACTGTTTGGGGCCTATAATAAAATGTCTCATAACAATAGGAGAACTGGATTTGTTATGGACGCAGCTTTGGGATCGTTTGCAAAATAAGACTCTCTATCTACAACATATCACAGAGCATATTGAAAACGAAAATATAAACTATGTAAGCCCAACTATATCACAGGCATTGGTCGATCATTGGCTAGATATATCACCATCGCACTTGGAAGATGTAATACTTAAACTTGATTGGACTTGCCTTGATTTAAATCAGATTTTGAAAGCATCGAAACGTCATAAACTTTATCGAGCACAAATCTACCTCAATACACATGCGCTTATTGATTATTCAAGTTCTCTAACTGAGCTAATACCATTGATATCTGAAGAACAACACTCGGACTTAGGTAATACGTTACTCGTGTACATATCTAGTTGCCTAGCGGGTCGTGGTTATCCCCGCGGTGAAATTCCAATCGAACTTGTTCAAAACGTAAAACACGAAGTTCTACGCTGCTTAACTTCGTTACATTCAAATACTAGCGTAGCAAATGAACTACCTTACCCATATTTGCGTGCTCTTCTGAAATTCGATACGCGTGAAACACTTAATGTAATTTCCTTAGCTTTTCAAGAGAAGGAATTTTGTGGAGAGCTAGGATTTTCATATCGGAAACGCATTATTAATATACTACTGGAAATAATGACACCTGAGAATGCAACC TGGGCCGAGATTGGTTGccttttaaattttattgcacAGCAAATATCACAACAGTGTCTAACACCCGACACTCAACTACAAGAAAAGCTACTCAATTACTTGGCAAAAGAAGAAATTGCGAACGAAACTGCACGTCAACATGCAGAACGTGAAAGCGCTTGGCACGAATTGCTTATGAATAATTGCCTTACCGAAATAAGTAACGATGAGGAGCAGCTGCTTCTAGCCAAGCGAGCGCATTGTCATTATGTAGAAGAATACCTACTTGAAAAACTACAACGTTATGATGGCATTATCGAATGTTATCTCAAGAATAGTCAACGGCATGATACCATGTTTAGCTATATGGAACGGCATGTACGACATCCAGAACGAAAAATTTATGaacaaattgaaaaatatttcaagCAAATGCTAGAAATTAATTCAAAAGAAATAACGCGCATCATTGATTTTCATTATGCTGGACAAATAACTAAACTTATAGAAATGATAAAAAATGATGAAGAAGCTTTACTAACATTCCTAGAGCATTTGCATAGAAGACGTGTTGATCTAACAACCGAGCAATGTGAACAATTATTGGCACTTTTATGTAAATATAAACCTCAAGCAGTTGATGACTTTGTACGTCTGAATAATAGTACTAATGAGTATCGTATAGAGATAGCGCTGGAATtagtattagaaaaaaatttaattagaacAGCTATTTATTTGTACGAGAAGCAATATAATTATAAATGTGCATTTGAATTATGTATAGAATTGTTAAATACATTACATGATGAGGAGGCAGCCACATTTGCACAAGAAATATGCAATTTATGTGTACGTGCCGCCAATGTGTTAACAATTAAGAAAGAATGTGAAAAATTATGGTTTGCACTATTGCAACAAATATTACCGCGCGATGATTTAAAATCatgtacaaaaaatttattgcatTTGGCATCACAGCATGTCGATTTGCCTAAACTAGTTGAATTGGTTATGAATACACGAAATGTTTCTGGAAATTTTGGAGATATTAAAGATTTATTAATGTCAATGCTATTACAATCACGCTTGGAAACAAATGCGATGGAAAAATCTCTACAATTAAGAGGGCAAGAATTGGCGCAAACATTTGCGCAAAAACGTTCCTTAGTTAAACGTGGCATTTTGGTGCAAATGATGCGTTGTCTAATGTGTCAACAACGTTTATACAATCAACATGATAATATACTGGTTTTGGGTGGCTGTGGGCATGCTATGCATGAAAATTGTGCAGCGACCTATAGTGAGTTAATGCAAGCACGCCTACATGATACTAATGATCATCATACATATAGTAATTCGTATACAAAACATGACAATGACAATGATGATGATGCAGTTAATATTGTGAGCGCGTTGTGTCCACATTGCCTTGTTACAATTGAAAGTGGTGCTATTAAACTAGCGGAGCCTAGCCAAATCATTTGTGAACTCAATGAACATAATTTGCAACACAACCACCAACAGCAATCAATATATCAAATGGGCGTCTTGAGATTAAAAGCACCACCGCGCAAGTTTACAAGCAATTAA